A window of Microbispora hainanensis genomic DNA:
TTCTCTCCTCCGAATCATGCCGATCCACGCATAGCGCTGGCTCGTCCCCGGCGGCCGTTCCAAGGTTGACAGCGACGGGGACACAGCGGCGGGGGATCGCAGACTGCGGAGGATCCCGGTGACGCGTCCAGCACTCGCCCCGGCGACGGCGGCGCCGCTCGCCTCGGCCCGCACGCTGCCACTGGCGGCTTGCGCGGCGGCCTGCGCGCTGCTGCTCTCGGCGTGCGCCGCTCCGGACGCCGACCGTGGCTTCACCCCGGGCGGCGGCATGGAGCCGGCCGCGGTGGCCGCGTCGGAGACGCCGGCCTCGCAGCCGGGCACCGAGACGATCACGGTGGCGCCGGGACTGACGATCGAGATCGAATGGCCGGACGAGCCCGACCCCAAGCGGTCGGCGGTGATCAAGGCGTTCGCCGACGACTTCACGGCCCAGTGGCGGGCCGTCAGCACCTCCGGCCGGGACCGCTCGTACGCGAAGGGGATCGACCCCAAGTCGTCCGCCTACATGGACGCCCTCACCTGGGTGCAGGGGTTCCTCAAGGACGGGCAGTCGGCCCGGGGTGTGGCCAAGCTCTACGCCCTGCGGGTGCCCGCGGTGATGGGACGCGGGGCGGAGGCCGACGGCTGCGTGGACCTGACCGGCGTGCGGTTGACCGACCAGGAGGGCACTCCGCTGGACCGTCAGCCCGCCTGGCTGAAACGTCCGCGGGCGGTCTTCCTGCAGACCGCCGGTCTGGGGCAGGGCGACGACGGCGCCTGGCTGATCCGGCTCTACCGTCACGCGGCCTATCCGGACGAGCGTGCGAAGGAGTGCGTCAGATGAGGGCCATTGCCGCGGCGCCCCTGCTGGCGGGGGCCCTGATCGCCATGTGTGCGCAGCCCGCCGCCGCGGGCCCGGACGACGGGCCGCATGGCGAGGCGTTCCAGAAGGGCAACACGGCCGGCGTCAGGCTGACCAACTCCAGGATCGGGTTGTCCGGCAACGGGCTCGGCGGCAAGAGCGACGGCTATCGCATGCCCCAGCCCTGCTGGTATGAGCCGAACGCGTCGGCCGACGACATGCGCACCCTCCAGGCGCAGCAGAAGAAGCAGGCGGTGGACGCGGGGCTCGACTACGACGTGGACATGGACGAGTTCGGCGACAAGATCGGCGAGAAGGGGCAGTGGTGGGGCATCGCCTACAACGCCGGAGACCCGGCGGGGCAGGCGTGCGCCGCCCAGCGTGAGCCGTACGTCTGGGTGCCCGAGGGCACCGTCCCCGCCGGGGGCATCACGCTGGAGCAGCTCATGCAGATCGCCCGGGCCGCGCTGACCGTGCCGGAGCCGAAGATCAAGCTGAGCCCGGACGCCAAGAGCTACGTCAACCTGGGCACCTGGGTGTGGCTGGAGGGAGCCGAGGCCGAGCCCCGGTCCGTCACCGCCACGCTGCCGGGGGTCATGTCCGCCACCGTCACGGCGACGCCGGCTCGCCTCGAAATCGACCCCGGCACCAAGGACGACAAGCGCGCCGAGGTGTTCACCGCAGGATGCGGCGCGACCGGCAAGCCGTACGAGAAGGGCGCCGACGAGGACGGGACGAAGGAACCCGAGTGCGGCGTGATTTACCGGCATTCCTCCGTTGACCTGCCGAACAAGGTCTACACGCTCACCGTGACGAGCGTCTGGAACGTGCAGGGCAACGGCAACCAGGGCGGCCAGGCCGTCCCGTTCGCGTACGACCCGATCGAGGTCTCGGCGACCAGGGACGTGCCCGTCGGTGAGGTCCAAAGCATCGTCAAGGAGTGACGCCGCCCGGCCCGGTCCGGCCCGTCTCCCGGTCCGGCCCGCCCCGGCCTGGCCCCCCGAATCGGCCCGTCTCCCGGTCCGGCCCGTCTCCCGGTCCGGCCCGTCTCCCGGTCCGGCTCGCCTCCCGGTCCGGCCCGCCCCGGCCTGGCCCCCCGGATCGGCTCGCCTCCCGGACCGGCCCGCCTCCCGGTCCGGCTCGCCCCTCGGATCGGCCCGGTCGGCGAACAGCCGCACCGCCCTCGCCGACGGGGCGAGGCGGAAGCCGGCGTCGCCGCTCTCGCCCGTCGCGCGCGCCCAAGGTTGGGTCGGATCAGGCCAGGTCGGATCAGGCCAGGTCGGATCAGGCCAGGTCGGATCAGGCCAGGTCGGATCAGGCCAGGTCAGATAAGCACAGGTCAGATAAGCACAGGTCAGATAAGCACAGGTCAGATAAGCACAGCTCAGGCGCGGGACTCGTGGGCGACGAGCCACTCCTTGACCGGGGTGCCGTAGTAGTAACTGCCATAACCGCCGGTCGAGGGCAGCACGCGGTGGCACGGCACGAACGGCGCGATCAGGTTCTGCGCGCAGGCCGACCCCGCGGCCCTCGCGGCCGTCCTGGGCAGCCCCGCCTTCTCCGCGAGCTGCGCGTACGACACGGTGGTCCCGGCGGGCACGGCACGCAGCGCCTCGTAAAGGCGCTGCCTCGTGGGGGTGCCGGGCTGCTCGACGGGGATGCGGTCGAGCGCGTCGATCCGCCCGGCGAGGTACTCCCGTACGGCCTCGGCCGCGTCGCCGAGATCGCCCTCCCGCAGCGGCAGCGCCCGCAGGGACGGCGAGAGCCGGGCGAACATCTCCTGGGGTTCGGCGGTGAAACCGGCCGCGACGAGCACGCCGTCGCGGGCGAGCAGAGCGAGTGGGCCCACCGGCGTGGGCACGGTCTGAGTGAGGATCATCGGAAACCTCCGAGGTGACACCCGCCTTCGGGCGGGGGAGGAGCTTGTGCGAAACCGGGGCAGGGCCAGGCGTCCGGCCGCGTTTCAGGCGGCGGAGGCATGGTCTTCAGGCGGTGGAGGCATGGCTCCACAGGTGGAGCGCGGCGTACGCGCGCCAAGGCCGCCATCGCTCGGCCTCGTCCGCGGCGATGCCGAGCCGTTCCATCGTCTTGCGCAGCACCAGGTCGCCCTCGGGCCACGCGTCCGGGTCGCGCAGCGCGCGCAGTGCGATGTACGAGGCCGTCCACGGGCCGATGCCGGGGATCTCCAGCAGCCTGGCGACGGTGTCGGCCGGGTCGTCCGCGCCGTCGAGGTCGATCGCGCCGGAGGCCACCGCCTCGGCGAGCGCCCTGATCGTGGCGACCCTGCGGGTGGTGAGCCCAAGGCCGTCCAGGTCGGCGGCGGCGAGCCGGTCGGCCGTGGGGAAGAGCAACGGCACCTGGCCCGCCGCGAGCGGCTCCGTTTCGTGCGCGCCCACGGCGGCGGCTTCCACGCCGCGCACTTTCACCGTGGCGGCCTCGAGTTCCCGTGCCCCTGACCCGGCCGCGACGGCGAGCACGTCGGTCCCGTCCGCGGCGGCGTCCCCCGTCGCCGGGACGGCGGGCAGCCCGGCCCGGGCGGCGATGCGGCCCAGCAGGGTGCGGGCACCGGCCACCGAGATCTGCTGCCCGACGACCGCCCGCACCGCCACCTCGAACCCGTCGTACGCTCCCGGAACGCGCAGCCCGGGACGGGCCGCCACCAGCGGCCCGAGCGACGTCCCGCCGAGGATCTCCCGCACCGCGCCGGGGTCGGCGTCGAGGTCGAGCAGGCGGCGGCAGCGGGCCACCAGCCGGGAGAGCCGGTGCGTCTCGGTGGTCCGCACGGTGAGCCGGACATGACCTGCGGCGGGCCGCAGCGTGATCGAGCCGCCCGGCACGGCCCGCGTGTAGGCCGTGACGTCGTCGCCCGACCGGCAGACCGCCTCCACCGAGGGAATCGCGCGGGCGGCCAGGAACCGCAGCACCGACTGCGCGTCGTACGGCTCCCGGTGGCCGAGCCGAAGGGTCAGCCCGGTCGTGAGGGCGACCGGGCTCCCCTTCTCGTGCATCGGCCCGTTGGTCTTGCGCAGCTCACCCGGCGCGAAGCCGTACGACTCCTTCATGGCCGCGTTGAACTGGCGGACGCTGCCGAACCCGGCGGCGAACGCGACGTCGGCCATCGGCAGGGTGGTCTCGGTGAGCAGTTGCTTGGCGAGCAGCAGCCGCCGGGTGCGGGCGACGGCGAGCGGCCCGGTGCCGAGTTCGGCGGCGAACAGGCGGTGCAGGTGCCGTTCGGTCACGTGCAGGCGGCGGGCCAGCCCGGCGACGCCGGTCTCGTCGGCCACCCCGTCGTCGATCAGCCGCAGCGCGCGTCCGACGAGGTCGGCGCGGACGTCCCAGCCGGGGTCGCCGGGGCTGAGCTCCGGACGGCAGCGGCGGCAGGGCCGGAAACCGGCGGCCTCGGCCGCGGCGGCGTGGCGATAGAAGCGGACGTTTCCCCGGGCGGGGGTGCGGGCGGGGCAGATCGGGCGGCAGTAGATGCCGGTGGTGGTGACAGCCGTGTAGAAACGCCCGTCGAAGCGGGAGTCCCGCGCGGAGACGGCGAGGTAGCACGCGTCGAAGTCGAGCTGTCGTGTGGTCACGTAGAAGACGTTATGCGCTGGCCACCGATGCGGGCTGGCGGAAATCGGACGTGACCGTGCTAACAATGCGGCCGCGCGGAGGGGGCACTCGCGCGAGACCGGGCACGGGAGATCATCCTGTGCCGGGAGTGCTCCCGTGCGAGCTCGGACGCCAGGCCGGTACGCCCGGCGTCACTTGCTGGAGATGCCGACCCCGAGGTCGAACTCACGGTAGACCCGGGCCCAGAAACCGTCGCGCAGCCACACGCGCGCCTCCGGATAGGGCCGCAGGGAGTGGCCGAGTTCCTTCTCGGCCTCGATGAGCAGCTCGGTGTCGATCACCGTGGGCAGCAGCGGTCCCGGCAGCAGATCACGGATGTTGTCCCGCCCGCGGGTCAGTATCCATTTCTGCGCCACATGTTCGCCGACCTCCTCCACACGGGGCCGGCCCGGGCCCAGCTTGGCGACCTGGCCTACGGGCGTCTTCGGCGGCATCGGCTTGACCGTACGGCCCGCGAAGACCTGGGCGGGAGACGGCGTGGGCGGCACGGGCACCGGCACCGGCGCGCGGGTGAAGAACGGACGCAGGAAATCGGCGCTCAATATCTCGACAGTGTCCGACTCCCACACGAGCCGCTCGGCCTGGTTCGTCCCGAACGGCGGCTCGACCCCCCACAAGTGGATGCGCACGCCGTACGCCTGCGCGGCCTCCACGGCGGGCACCATGTCCTCGTCCCCGGCGATCAGCACGGTGTCGCTCACGGCATGGTGGCGGGCGAGCGCCTCCAGATCGCTGCGGATCTGGGCGTCCACCCCTTTCTGCTGGCCACGGGCGTTCAGGTTGCCCAATCTGACCTTGACCCAGGGAAGCTGGGCGATCACACGCTGGTCCACCGTGGGCACACGATCACGGGCGGCGTCGTACCAGTAGACACGCAGCAGCTCACCCGGGATGCGTTCGAGCGCATGCTTCTGGAGCGCCTGGATCAGCTCGTCCGCGGCGACGCGGTACTCCTTACGCTCCTTGGCGCCTAAGAGAACTTCACCGGCGGCCGCGTAAAGGTAACCGACGTCCACGAGAACGGCATACTTTGCGGCAATGCCGTGTGCGCTGAAGTCCGGGATGGCCATGGTGTCCTCCTGGACTCGTCACTAGTTGATCGGCTGACTATATTCCCCCGCTTTCTAGATAGTCCCAACTCTTGAGCCAGTTGACACCCTGTTCCGGCGATGTAATCGGTCCGTAGTCGTCGCCGATCGCGCCGGACGACGTCTCACCCGCCGGGGAAGAAGGCCCGGCGCCAGGCTCCCGGCCCGCGCGGGAGTCCCACCCGCAGGTGATGTGCCGGATTCCTCCAGTTTCGCAGGCTCGTTCGCGGTGCCGCCGACCGGGCGGCGTCCGCCGCCCGCGCCGCCGACTGTGCCGCCAGCGCGGCGACGAGCGCCGCGATCTCCTCGGGGGTGGCGTCCCCCTTGACGATGCTGAGGTAGGGCTCGCGGCTGCTCACAGCGGAATGTTCCCGTGCTTCTTCGGGGGCAGCGAGGCCCGCTTGTTGCGGAGGGCGCGCAGCGCGCGGACGACCTGGGCCCGGGTGTCCGAAGGCCGGATGACCGCGTCCACATAGCCGCGCTCGGCCGCGAGATACGGATTCGCCAGCGTGTCCTCATATTCGCTGATGAAACGGGCCCGCGCGGCGTCCGGGTCGTCGGCCGCGGCCAGCTCGCGCCGATAAAGGATGTTGACCGCGCCCTGGGCTCCCATGACGGCGATCTGGGCGGTGGGCCAGGCCAGGTTGATGTCCGCGCCGAGGTGCTTGGACCCCATGACGTCGTACGCCCCGCCGTACGCCTTGCGGGTGATGACGGTGACCAGCGGGACGGTCGCCTCGGCGTAGGCGTAGAGGAGCTTGGCGCCGCGCCGGATGATGCCGTTCCACTCCTGATCGGTGCCGGGGAGGAAGCCCGGCACGTCGACGAAGGTCAGCACCGGGATGTTGAAGGCGTCGCAGGTGCGCACGAACCGGGCGGCCTTCTCGGAGGCGGCGATGTCGAGCGTGCCGGCGAAGCTCATCGGCTGGTTGGCGACGACGCCCACCGACCGCCCCTCGACCCGGCCGAAGCCGACGATGATGTTCGGCGCGAAGCCCGCGTGGATCTCCAGGAACTCGCCGTCGTCGAGGACGTGCTCGATGACCGTGTGCATGTCGTACGGCTGGTTGGCCGAGTCGGGGACCAGCGTGTCGAGCTCGCGGTCCTCGTCGGTCGTCTCCAGGTCCGCCTCGACGTCGAAGGCGGGCGGGTCGTCCATGTTGTTGGACGGCAGATAGGACAGCAGCGCCCTGGCGAAGTCGAGGCAGTCCTGCTCGTCGGACGCCTCGTAGTGGGCGACGCCGGAGCGCGAGTTGTGCGTGTGCGCGCCGCCCAGCTCCTCGAACGTCACCTCCTCGCCGGTGACGGTCTTGATGACGTCGGGCCCGGTGATGAACATGTGCGACTTCTCCTGCACCATCAGGACGAAGTCGGTCAGTGCGGGGGAATACACGGCGCCACCCGCGCACGGGCCCATGATCAGCGAGATCTGCGGGACCACGCCGGAGGCGTGCACGTTGCGCTTGAAGATCTCGGCGTACAGGCCGAGGGAGACCACGCCCTCCTGGATGCGCGCCCCGCCCGAGTCGTTGATGCCGATCACCGGACAGCCGGTCTTGAGCGCGTGGTCCATGACCTTGACGATCTTCTCGCCGAAGACCTCGCCGAGCGACCCGCCGAACACGGTGAAGTCCTGCGCGAACACCGCGACCGGCCGGCCGTCCACCGTGCCGTAGCCGGTCACGACCCCGTCG
This region includes:
- a CDS encoding methylated-DNA--[protein]-cysteine S-methyltransferase; this translates as MILTQTVPTPVGPLALLARDGVLVAAGFTAEPQEMFARLSPSLRALPLREGDLGDAAEAVREYLAGRIDALDRIPVEQPGTPTRQRLYEALRAVPAGTTVSYAQLAEKAGLPRTAARAAGSACAQNLIAPFVPCHRVLPSTGGYGSYYYGTPVKEWLVAHESRA
- a CDS encoding DNA-3-methyladenine glycosylase 2 family protein — protein: MTTRQLDFDACYLAVSARDSRFDGRFYTAVTTTGIYCRPICPARTPARGNVRFYRHAAAAEAAGFRPCRRCRPELSPGDPGWDVRADLVGRALRLIDDGVADETGVAGLARRLHVTERHLHRLFAAELGTGPLAVARTRRLLLAKQLLTETTLPMADVAFAAGFGSVRQFNAAMKESYGFAPGELRKTNGPMHEKGSPVALTTGLTLRLGHREPYDAQSVLRFLAARAIPSVEAVCRSGDDVTAYTRAVPGGSITLRPAAGHVRLTVRTTETHRLSRLVARCRRLLDLDADPGAVREILGGTSLGPLVAARPGLRVPGAYDGFEVAVRAVVGQQISVAGARTLLGRIAARAGLPAVPATGDAAADGTDVLAVAAGSGARELEAATVKVRGVEAAAVGAHETEPLAAGQVPLLFPTADRLAAADLDGLGLTTRRVATIRALAEAVASGAIDLDGADDPADTVARLLEIPGIGPWTASYIALRALRDPDAWPEGDLVLRKTMERLGIAADEAERWRPWRAYAALHLWSHASTA
- a CDS encoding NYN domain-containing protein, with the translated sequence MAIPDFSAHGIAAKYAVLVDVGYLYAAAGEVLLGAKERKEYRVAADELIQALQKHALERIPGELLRVYWYDAARDRVPTVDQRVIAQLPWVKVRLGNLNARGQQKGVDAQIRSDLEALARHHAVSDTVLIAGDEDMVPAVEAAQAYGVRIHLWGVEPPFGTNQAERLVWESDTVEILSADFLRPFFTRAPVPVPVPPTPSPAQVFAGRTVKPMPPKTPVGQVAKLGPGRPRVEEVGEHVAQKWILTRGRDNIRDLLPGPLLPTVIDTELLIEAEKELGHSLRPYPEARVWLRDGFWARVYREFDLGVGISSK
- a CDS encoding acyl-CoA carboxylase epsilon subunit, whose product is MSSREPYLSIVKGDATPEEIAALVAALAAQSAARAADAARSAAPRTSLRNWRNPAHHLRVGLPRGPGAWRRAFFPGG
- a CDS encoding acyl-CoA carboxylase subunit beta — its product is MSAERVPEIDIHTTAGKIADLERRLSEAAHAGSQRAVEKQHAKGKMTARERLAAFLDEGSFVEFDELARHRATAFGLDRERPYGDGVVTGYGTVDGRPVAVFAQDFTVFGGSLGEVFGEKIVKVMDHALKTGCPVIGINDSGGARIQEGVVSLGLYAEIFKRNVHASGVVPQISLIMGPCAGGAVYSPALTDFVLMVQEKSHMFITGPDVIKTVTGEEVTFEELGGAHTHNSRSGVAHYEASDEQDCLDFARALLSYLPSNNMDDPPAFDVEADLETTDEDRELDTLVPDSANQPYDMHTVIEHVLDDGEFLEIHAGFAPNIIVGFGRVEGRSVGVVANQPMSFAGTLDIAASEKAARFVRTCDAFNIPVLTFVDVPGFLPGTDQEWNGIIRRGAKLLYAYAEATVPLVTVITRKAYGGAYDVMGSKHLGADINLAWPTAQIAVMGAQGAVNILYRRELAAADDPDAARARFISEYEDTLANPYLAAERGYVDAVIRPSDTRAQVVRALRALRNKRASLPPKKHGNIPL